The DNA region CTTGATCTTGCAAAAAGCGTTCAGACCAAAACGAGTGCCCCCAATCCAGCGCTATTGCCGATCGTGCGGGAGTCAGCAGATGCGATCTATCGTCATCGCCGGAGCATAGCGAAGATCGAAACAGGTTCTTCGGAAGCACGGATCGTCGTCAATGATTTGGGGGACGATTTTTATCTGCCCGATGACGATCGTGTGTCGCTGCGTGAAGCGGTGATCGCTGTCGCCGAGGGTGGCACGATCGAGTTTTCGGTCACTGGAACGATCGAGTTGAGAATGGGGCCGATTCACATCGACAAGTCCGTCACGATCGTCGGTCCGGGATGGAAAGAACTCTCCCTCAGCGGATCCGATGCGCACCGACTGTTGATCATCGACGATGGCGAAGCACAGAATCGTGCAACCGTTTCAATCTCGGGCATGCGTTTGACGGCGGGCTTTTCAGACCAACCGGTCCATGTTCAAACCAACCCCAGTATTATCAGCGTCTATGAGTCGCTTTCACTGGCGGATTGCCGCGTTGATAACAATCATGTCATCACCGCTTCGGGCAACATGCTTTACGCTGCGAGCGATTCGGTATTGGAAGTCGTTCGATGTGCGTTTGAACAGAATTCTGCTAACGAGGGGACAGCCATCGGCGCGTATGGAGCGTTGGAAGCCTCGATCGATTCGTGTTCGTTCATCGGAAACAAACGCGTCGATGGGAATTCTGGCGATGCGAACGTGATTCTATGTAGCGGGTCGATGAAAATTGTCAATTCCACTTTTGCAAACAACCGATCGCGCGACCGCGGTGCGGTTGGTGGGACAAAGAGAGGCTGCAATCTGCAAATTCAGAACTGCACGTTTACTGATAATCGCGGTGGTGGCCTGTACTGCAACCAGCAACCTGCTGGCCCCTTTTCTGGTCAGGTCAATGTCACCAACTGCCTCTTTTCCGGCAACATTGATGTGGATGGAAAACCGATGGATGTTCGCACGATCAGCGATTTCAAAGCCACGATTTCACACTCCATCATCGGGTCGGGCGAAGGCATGTACATTGACGGCGGCAACAATCTAACCGGCGTCGACCCATTGCTTGGCCCGCTTGCCGACAATGGCGGTCCGACCAAGACCCGAGCGTTGTTAAAAGACAGTCCCGCGATCGATGCCGGCAGCAACAACGATCTGCCAACGGACCAACGAGGTCAAGCGATACAAGGAACGCGCGACATCGGTGCGTTTGAGTTTCAGGATCAATGATTTAGTAACTGTCTCGAAACAACTTCCCGGTTTTCCCGTAGCTAGTGTCTGTCCAGAAATCGCATGGCCGCAGGAATTACGACTAATTTCGAAGAAAAGCTCCCCGAAGATCGAACCCGCAAGCGGGTTCGCGCGTTGGAATTGTTGACTAAAAGCAATTTCAAACGCGCGTTTGAAATTGCTTTTAGTCAACAATTCCAACGCGCGAACCCGCTTGCGGGTTCGATCTTCGGGGAGCTTTTCTTCGAAATTAGTCGTAATTCCTGCGGCCATGCGATTTCTGGACAGACACTAGTTAGCAGCCAGCGCTGTATGGACGGAGTGTAGGCGAAGACCAAGACGAAAAATGGAATTGTCGCAGCCCAACTAGCCATTAGTAGGTCTGATGTGCGATCGGAAATCGCACCTGTGAATAGCAGGTAGAAGTTTGTGATTATCGGAATGTTCCATCCGAGGGCGAGTGTGACCAGAGCGCCCGTCCGAGGCTTGGCTTGGGGTGGCGTTGAATCGACCTCTGGGGAAGCGCCATCGCTGGAGTTGGGTTGTGGTGACTGGTAGGGATTGTCAGTCATCGGTTGCGAGCGGCTAACGGAAGGTTTTTACGACACCGCCCTAAACGAAGCGAACGATGTCTGAACTACGAGAAATTGTACCAAAGCCTTGGCCCATTGCCAAAGAGCCAAGGTGTGCCGAAGGCCTAGCGTAAAAACCATGTTGTTGGTCACTGAACTGCGATAACGGTTTCCACTACGTATAGTATTCGCCGTCCCACGGTTCAAAGAACGCCATGTAGTTGCCGGGTTGGATTTCGATTGCAGGAACGTCCTCTTCGTCATTGCGTTCGCGCGGAATAAGTCCAAATTCAACGCCCTCGTGAACGGTTTTGAATGGTGCGATGCGGATATCGGTGAACTGAGCATCACAGAGTGACGCCAAGCGATCTTCGTAGAGTTTTGATGCCGCGTTTTGGTCCAGTGATTTTCGGGGGCCGAGACTGTCGATTTGGGCTGCGAGCAAGTTGCCGGCGGGATCGAATATGAATAGTGCGATGTATTCGCTACCATCGCTATCGCCAATCGCGGGAACAAATGGATTCGTAAGGAAGAACTGACGACCGTCCAGAAGCCTGCCGATGTGATTCGCGTGATAGTCGTCGTGCGTTATAGGGAACGTGTCCGGGATGCCAACCATCACGATAGACCTGTGACCAACAACGGAAGGTTTTTACGACACCGCCCTGAACGAAGCGAACGATGCCTGAATTACGAAAGATTGTACCAAGGCCAGCCCGCGTGACCAAACGCGGAAGGTGTGCCGAAGGCCTAGCGTAAAAACCATGTTGGCCGACCGTGGCGTTCTGTTACGGTTGCAAGCCCGCAACGTATGTGTCGAGTGAGTCGGGCGAAACCTTGGAATAGCACGGCAGCCAGCGACCATCCGGAGTAGCAGGCAGGTTGCCCAAGCGTTGTACCGATTCAATGTGATGCACGAGGCAGTTTACCGAGAGTTTAATGCCGGGGCGCTCGCAGCCGTCGCGGCGGCAAGGATTACCAGACGGCTCAAATGTCCCCTGTGTGAGAAATCGTTCCATCATGGCGACCCAGATGAGCACTGAATCGGGGTCAACGAAGGGCAGGACGAGCCAGTCGTCCGAGGTGATCGCAGGGATTTTGAACAAGTATTCGATATTGCCCCAGTTCCAAGCCAATGCGCGTTGCCAGAGGCAACCGCACGAATCGCAGCGATAGAGGGCGTGCTCGACGTCCTCGTGGGTAACGACAAACGATAGGTCGGCGAGAAGCGTCTTCGACTGCTTGCTGCGTTGCTTGATCTGCTCGCGTTCGAGTTCAAGGTCAGCGAATTCGGAGCAACGGCAGGACATAGGGAAAACTTAGGTCGGCCAACGGAAGGTTTTTACGACACCGCCCTGAACGAAGCGGACGATGCCTGAACTACCTGAAAGTGTACCAAAGCCAACGCCCGTTGCCAAAGAGCGAAGGTGTGCCGAAGGCCTAGCGTAAAAACCATGTTGGGCGACCGGTCAATCCCACGCGATGTTGCCAGAGAGTTGTCCAGTCCGGGCCGTAGCGAGAAACGCCGCGATGCCATCCGCCGTTGGAACGCATTGAGAAAGTGGAAAGTCGTCAATCTGGCCGTTTTCGAGTCGGAACTGCTCGCAGTCATCGTCCGATGCGTGTGGAGTGGACGACCACGAACCATCTGTGGAGCGGTATACAGCAGCGCGGCGTCCGTTGAGGAATAGCGCCAGTTCGCATTCGCCATCGCGGTGGAGCCAGAACGCGCCGGTGCCGTCCGGCGCGATGAGACGCTCCAGCAGGCCAGCGAGTTCCGAAGCGTCGCTGACGTCGTGGAAGTCTTGGATGGATTGAAGCTTGAGCATCTATTCGGGTAGGTCGCCCAACGGAAGGTTTTTACGACACCGCCCTAAACGAAGCGAACGATGCCTGAACTACGAGAGATTCTACCACCGGATGGAGGCTTGAACAAACGACAGCGGTGTGCCGTAGGCCTAGCGTAAAAACCATGTTGTGCGGCGGACCATCAGTAGTCGCAGTACGGGTCGAGCAATCCGAGGAATTCGTCGAACAGTTCATCAGGCTCGACATCAGTGTTGATGTCCATGACGTCATTGAGAAAAGCGTCCATTTGATCGCGGTCGCGAATCACGTACGGGTTTCCAGCGTCAACCTGCACGGAACCGTCTTCGTGCTGGCGACAATGCACGGGAATCGCCATCTCAAGGTTGGCTAGCAGGCGTTCGAGCTGCTTGTATTGAATCTCGGTTGGAGCTGACATCTTGTTTACGCTAGTCCGCACAACGGAAGGTTTTTACGACACCGCCCTAAACGAAGCGAGCGATGCCTAAACTAATAAAGATTCTACCACCGGAGGGCGGCTTGAACAAACGACAGCGGTGTGCCGAAGGCCTAGCGTAAAAACCATGTTATGTGCCGCTTGCACGACCAGTGACGTCTCCATCCGCATCAATCGCACAGCCGAATTCCGAAAGGATTGCGATCGCTGTTGTCTCAGCAATTCGTTCGATCTTTGCGTCAATCTTGGCGTATTGAGTATCGGCGTCACCTTTGGGAACAATGACGGATCGCTGGACATGTAGCACGCGAATACGAGCATCACGCACCTCTTCGGCGGCAGCAATCAGTTTGCGATCTGGCGCAGCGGAGTCGATCAAACGCTGAAGTGCCGCCTCTTTGCGGGCGAGGATTTGTTTTTTCTTGGTGTGATGTGCGAGGTAGCTGGTCATATCAGTGGACGACACGAACTCGTGCCCAAGGTTCGCGCACCGAAAGACTGCGGCACATAACGGAAGGTTTTTACGACACCGCCCCAAACGAAGCGGTGGAGTTTGAATCACGGGTAATTGTACCAATGCCAGCGCCCGTTGCCTACCAACGAAGGTGTGCCGAAGGCCTAGCGTAAAAACCATGTTGGCGGACACTACGCTGCCGGGCATCGCTACGACCGGGGCGGAGCCAATGCGGCGGATCGCGCACGGTGCAGGCAGGCAAAGCCTGCCGTTACGCCTAAAGAGAACGCACCAACGCCAACCGTGTTGAATACGGCGGATGGAATCGCGACACCGTTCTTCATCGCGATGAGCATAAGCACAGGCGGGACAAAGCCAATTAGCGCAAAAGGGATGTAGAACGAGAAGAGACCAATGAAGTACCAAAGGAATCCATTGCGATCAGTTGAGCGTGCAGCGGGGAGCATTTGGTATCCGACGTAGATCCAGATGCCAATGACGAGGATCTTGCGGATAACAGGTATGAAGGTATCCATTCTGTGTCCGCCAACGGAAGGTTTTTACGACACCGCCCAAAACGAAGCGAGCGATGTTTGAATCACGAAGTATTGTACCAATGCGAGCGCCCGTTGCCTACCAACGAAGGTGTGCCGAAGGCCTAGCGTAAAAACCATGTTACGCGACCGGCAACTACGAAATGGAGTTGACATACGAGTAGCGAAAAGCACAGAGCAGGCAGACGTGCAGGCAAACAACGCCAGTCCAACCGACGAACTCGTTGGCGACGTTGTTTGGGTTTAGAGCGAAGATGACGCCAGCAGATAGCAGGCACCCAGACGCCAGCAGAAAGAACAGCAGCGCGGTCGTTCGCAGCCACCGCGTTGACGGTGATACAGGTGGACGTTCAAAGGACTCCACGGCCTCCAGTGCCTTGCGGGTCGAACCAGTCAGCAGGTCGACAGCGATTGCGAGAAGGAACGTAAGCATCGACTCTACGGTAGGTCGCGTAACGGAAGGTTTTTACGACACCGCCCTAAACGAAGCGAGCGATGTCTGAACTGCGAGGAATTGTACCAAGGCCATGGCCCGTTGCCAAAGAGCCAAGGTGTGCCCGAAGGGCCTTAGCGTAAAAACCATGTTGTGCGGCAACTGAAGTGCCAATCAGGTTCCCAGCATCTTGCGGTATTCTTGGAACGCGGCGGACACCGTTTCATCGGTGACGAAGGAGAGATCGGGTTTCGTTTCGATTGTGGGATGGGTCGCCGCATCGAGCGATTTGCGCATGTTGTCCGGGATTGAGAAGCGTCCGCCGCGTCGACCAAAGCCATCATCAGCAACGGTGCGACCGTGATCCGTGAGTTGGATGCGACCATCAGCGATTTCAACCAGTCCGCAAATATGCAAAGCTTTGAGCGACCGAGAAATTTCGCCAACAGTTGGGATCGCGTGATTGAGAGAGTCAGCCGTCCCAATGAGCATTGGAAGGTCAACACCACCCTCGGCGGTCACCGAAGCGAAAATCCATGCCGTGGCAAAGTTGAACTTCTCCATAGGTTGTTGCCGCACAACGGAAGGTTTTTACGACACCGCCGTTACCGAAGCGGTGGAGTTTGAATCACGAGAAATTGTACCAATGCCAACGCCCGTTGCCTACCAACGAAGGTGTGCCGAAGGCCTAGCGTAAAAACCATGTTGTGCGGCGAGTGTAGCGGTATTACGTGAACCATGTGCAAACGGGTTCAGCGGGAAGGTGTCCGCCACAGTTGGGGCAAGGAGCACCGTCTCGCGGCCATTCAGATGTCAGGGTTTTGGTGTCGCAACGTTGGCAGCACAAGTTTTCGATTTCCATGTGCGTTAGCGCGGTGAGATGCGACCAGTCAGGATATGGGCAGCGCAGCCTGCGGACGGATCGACGTTGAAAGAACGCGTCAATTAGCAGATTGGGTTGCGATTCCAATGTGGGCGTCACGTCCGAATCGGGCATCGGACGGTGAATAGAGTGCTGAAGTCCGCAATTGGTGCAAACGCACTGCGTGCGTCCGAAGTAGCCATCGTCGTGGATGTTTTGGTGATACGTTCCAAGACAGAATCCAAGTTTGCACGACGGGCATTCGTAATCGTTTGCCAATGGAGAGAGCCTCGCCGCACAACGGAAGGTTTTTACGACACCGCCGTTACCGAAGCGGTGGAGTTTGAATTGCGATAGATTGTACCAATGCCAGCGCCCGTTGCCTACCAACGAAGGTGTGCCGAAGGCCTAGCGTAAAAACCATGTTGGCCGACGCTACGCGCATCACATCATCGGGCGGAACTCGCCGAGTTCGCCGATCTCCGCAGCGTAGGTGCGGTCGCGTGTAACGATATCGCATTTTGGCGACCACCGATCGAACGGGCCGAGCCAATCAGACGGGTGTGGACGTGCCGGGTCGATTGCGATGGTCAGCGTTGCAGAAACAATGTAGTCGTCAGGGATGCCAGCATCATCGCGTTTTTCGCGAAACCAGTCGGCGAAATCATCACCGAATGCAGTGTCAAGATGCCCAGCGGTGTCGTGCGAAACCGCGCCAGTCAGCACGTCAACGGTCACCGTTCCAGCGGGAAGTGCAATTAGAATGTCGCGATCGCGTTCCAGTCGGCGACTGTAGAGCATCTGGCACAACGTATTGGCGTGATCGAGTAACAGTTTGCGTTTCATTGCACCTGCGTCGGCCAACGGAAGGTTTTTACGACACCGCCGTTACCGAAGCGGTGGAGTTTGAATCACGAGAAATTGTACCAATGCCAGCGCCCGTTGCCTACCAACGAAGGTGTGCCGTAGGCCTAGCGTAAAAACCATGTTGTACGCCTAGAAGTGGTCGCCCTGCCCGCCGATGTCTACGGGTTCACCGCGATCATTGAATAGAATCGAGAGTCCGTGTTCGGGATCCCATACGCACTCAAACGAGACGACGAAGTGACGTTCGGGTTCTGCAATGTCGGAGATTGCGACGCCCGGTTCAGAAATAAGGTTCCAGATGTCGGTTGGCCCAGAAATCGGAGGTGTGACATCATCGCCACCGGAGTAAGCGCCGTAGATTTCGGATTGATATTCGTCGTAAATGTACTGCTGAAGCGTTTCGCGGGTCGAGCTAGGCAGGTCGTGGACGAAAGCGAGTATTGAACGTTGCGTGTCAGGGATACGTGTAGGGTCGCCGTCAATTACGATTTCGACAACCGCAGCGAGCCATGGAATTGCGTGCTTGCCCTCCCAGAAGTACTTGTCGAAAGTGAACGCGTTGAAGTTGATTGAGTCAAGCGGCATGGCCAGCCAAGTAGGTTGAGGTCTCTGGCGTACAACGGAAGGTTTTTACGACACCGCCCTAAACGAAGCGGACAATGCCTGAACTACCGGAAATTGTACCAAGGCCAGCCCACGTCGCCAAACAAGGAAGGTGTGCCGCAGGCCTAGCGTAAAAACCATGTTGTCGGTCACGGACACTACGAATCCAGCGGTACGTTCATTGCGGCAGAGATTTCGCGCCAGTGCTGGAACGCAAATGTCTGCGCGTCGTCATCGGACGCATCGGGATTATCGCCCTTGAATCGCGAGACGAGGCCCGATGCCGCGTCAAATTCGCGTAGTTTGGCGATATGCGTGTCGCGAAAAAGCTGTTCGGTTTCGTAGACGATTGCCCATGCCCAGTGAAAGTTCCAGAGTGTCGATTCGATGTTGTCAGGTCGCGCGTACATCGACGGCCGGGCGTAAATGTGCCGAATCGTATCGGCAAGCTCAGCAGCGATTTCGTCTGGCGTTCGCATTTGATGAGTGACCGACAACGGAAGGTTTTTACGACACCGCCGTTACCGAAGCGGTGGAGTTTGAATCACGAGAAATGGTAGCAATGCCAGCGCCCGTTGCCTACCAACGAAGGTGTGCCGAAGGCCTAGCGTAAAAACCATGTTGTATGCCCCGGTGCGCTACCAGAAAAGTATGACATTGGTTGAGCGCCCGCCAGAATGATGTTTGGAGCGGCCACA from Rubripirellula tenax includes:
- a CDS encoding Imm1 family immunity protein, encoding MLKLQSIQDFHDVSDASELAGLLERLIAPDGTGAFWLHRDGECELALFLNGRRAAVYRSTDGSWSSTPHASDDDCEQFRLENGQIDDFPLSQCVPTADGIAAFLATARTGQLSGNIAWD
- a CDS encoding cell division protein FtsQ; amino-acid sequence: MEKFNFATAWIFASVTAEGGVDLPMLIGTADSLNHAIPTVGEISRSLKALHICGLVEIADGRIQLTDHGRTVADDGFGRRGGRFSIPDNMRKSLDAATHPTIETKPDLSFVTDETVSAAFQEYRKMLGT
- a CDS encoding DUF6985 domain-containing protein gives rise to the protein MPLDSINFNAFTFDKYFWEGKHAIPWLAAVVEIVIDGDPTRIPDTQRSILAFVHDLPSSTRETLQQYIYDEYQSEIYGAYSGGDDVTPPISGPTDIWNLISEPGVAISDIAEPERHFVVSFECVWDPEHGLSILFNDRGEPVDIGGQGDHF